A portion of the Parambassis ranga chromosome 22, fParRan2.1, whole genome shotgun sequence genome contains these proteins:
- the LOC114428079 gene encoding interferon-inducible GTPase 5-like, which yields MSQSETTVSNQTNPPVWKGSKAEIKISRFIMDADLDPEIKEALQNSDQILAVEMIKKLLDKQNNTPVNIAVTGESGSGKSSFVNAFRGLDNRDEGAAPTGCVETTREVTEYPHPNYPNVTLWDLPGIGTTKFPADKYLEHVGLEKFDFFIIVSATRFRENDVKLAQEIQKMGKRFYFVRSKIDSDLQNEERSQREFDREKTLIKIRENCIQGLQKEGFESPQVFLVSSFQLHEFDFSLLQETLERELPEHKRKALLFAMPIVNLRVIEKKKKAFMSQIKYYALGSAAGATVPVPGLSLAVDVGILVATITQYVFGFGLDVSTMKKLAVRSGVPYDDLVKVVHSHLSAKQITEDLVLKVLASLAGTAALLAIEEGTRFIPLVGIPIAMGLSSFTTYRALQFFLNELAEDAERVFKRVTSE from the exons ATGTCACAAAGTGAAACTACTGTTTCAAACCAGACAAATCCACCGGTGTGGAAGGGCTCAAAGGCTGAGATCAAG ATATCAAGATTCATCATGGATGCTGACCTTGATCCTGAAATTAAAGAAGCACTCCAGAACAGTGATCAAATCCTGGCTGTTGAAATGATTAAGAAGCTTTTGGACAAGCAGAACAACACACCTGTCAACATTGCTGTCACTGGAGAGTCTGGCTCTGGTAAATCCAGTTTTGTTAATGCCTTCAGGGGCCTAGACAACAGAGATGAGGGAGCTGCACCCACTGGTTGTGTAGAAACCACCAGAGAAGTTACAGAATACCCCCATCCAAACTATCCTAATGTGACCTTATGGGATCTCCCTGGTATCGGCACCACCAAGTTTCCAGCTGACAAGTATCTGGAGCATGTTGGACTGGAGAAGTTTGACTTCTTCATCATTGTCTCAGCCACTCGCTTCAGAGAAAATGACGTCAAACTTGCTCAGGAGATTCAGAAGATGGGGAAGAGGTTCTACTTTGTCCGCTCAAAGATCGACAGTGATTTACAAAATGAAGAAAGGAGTCAGAGAGAGtttgacagagagaagactctGATAAAAATCAGAGAGAACTGCATTCAAG GTCTTCAGAAAGAAGGTTTTGAGTCTCCACAGGTCTTCCTGGTGTCCAGCTTTCAACTCCATGAGTTTGACTTCTCTCTGCTACAGGAGACATTAGAGAGAGAACTTCCTGAACACAAGAGGAAAGCTCTGCTGTTTGCCATGCCCATTGTCAATCTGAGGGTcattgagaaaaagaaaaaggcttttATGTCCCAAATTAAATACTATGCCCTTGGATCTGCAGCTGGAGcaactgttcctgttcctgGTCTTTCACTTGCTGTTGATGTAGGCATACTGGTTGCTACTATCACACAGTATGTCTTTGGGTTTGGTCTTGATGTCTCAACAATGAAAAAACTCGCTGTCAGGTCAGGTGTGCCATATGATGATCTGGTTAAAGTTGTTCATTCTCATCTGTCAGCAAAACAAATAACCGAAGATCTTGTCCTGAAGGTGTTGGCCTCATTAGCAGGCACAGCTGCATTGCTGGCAATAGAGGAAGGAACACGATTCATTCCATTAGTTGGAATCCCAATAGCAATGGGCCTCTCTTCCTTCACAACCTACAGAGCTCTGCAGTTTTTCCTCAATGAGCTTGCTGAAGATGCAGAGAGAGTCTTTAAAAGAGTCACCTCAGAGTGA
- the LOC114428074 gene encoding tripartite motif-containing protein 16-like isoform X2, producing MNHNSVCLEREAFCCSICLDLLKDPVTIPCGHSYCMNCIQSHWNREDERRIHSCPQCRKTFTPRPVLVKNTMLAHLVEQLKKAGLQAAPADHCYAGPEDVACDVCTGRKLKAFKSCMQCLASYCKKHLQLHYDVPRLKKHKLVEPSKNLQDNICSRHDEVMKMFCRTDQHSVCYLCSVDGHKGHDTVSAAAERTERQRELQESLQQILQRVQDREGDVKLLQQQVEAISRSADKTVENSEKIFTELIRLIQKRSSDVKQQVRSQQEAEVSRVAERQEELEQEITELKRKAAELEQLSQTEDHIHFLHNYRPLSALSESTHSSSINIRPLRYFEDVTAAVSELRDKLQDTLRQTWTNISLSEVDVLLSELQTRAGFLQYSCELTLDPNTAYRHLELSEGNRKVTLVTQQQPYSDHPDRFTKRAQVLSRESLTGRCYWEVEWNGGVYVAVAYKSISRAGSGIECGFGYNDKSWALDCHQNRYRFYHNSIDTEVSGPPSSRVGVYLDHRAGILSFYSISETMTLLHRVQTTFTEPLYAGLWVSLFSSGELCSVE from the coding sequence ATGAACCACAACAGTGTTTGTCTGGAGCGGGAAGctttctgctgctccatctgtctggatctACTGAAGGATCCGGTGACGAttccctgtggacacagctactgcatGAACTGTATTCAAAGCCACTGGAACAGAGAGGACGAGAGAAGaatccacagctgccctcagtgcaggaagactttcacaccgaggcctgtcctggtgaaAAACACCATGTTAGCACATTTagtggagcagctgaagaaggctggactccaagctgctcccGCTGATCACTGttatgctggacctgaagatgtggcctgtgatgtctGCACTGGAAGAAAACTGAAAGCCTTCAAATCCTGCATGCAGTGTTTGGCTTCATACTGTaagaaacacctgcagcttcatTATGATGTGCCTCGActgaagaaacacaagctggtgGAGCCCTCCAAGAACCTCCAGGACAACATCTGCTCTCgtcatgatgaggtgatgaagatgttctgccgcactgatcagcattctgtctgttatctctgctctgtggatggACATAAAGGCCACGATacagtctcagctgcagcagagaggactgagaggcagagagagctccAGGAGAGTCTCCAACAAATCCTGCAGAGagtccaggacagagagggagatgtgaagctgctccaacagcaggtggaggccatcagtcgctctgctgataaaacagtggagaaCAGTGAGAAAATCTTCACTGAGCTGATCCGTCTGATCCAgaaaagaagctctgatgtgaagcagcaggtcagatcccagcaggaagctgaagtgAGTCGAGTCGCAGAgcgtcaggaggagctggagcaggagatcactgagctgaagaggaaagctgCTGAGCTGGAGCAACTCTCACAGACAGAGGACCACATCCACTTTCTACACAACTACCGCccactgtcagcactcagtgagtccacacactcatccagcatcaacatccgtcctctgaggtactttgaggatgtgacagcagctgtgtcagagctcagagacaaactacaggacactcTGAGACAGACATGGACAAACATCTCACTGAGTGAGGTGGATGTTTTACTGTCAGAGCTACAGACCAGAGCTGGATTCTTACAGTATTCATGTGAACTCAcactggatccaaacacagcataCAGACATCTGGAACTATCAGAGGGGAACAGAAAAGTAACACTTGTGACACAACAACAGCCTTattctgatcatccagacagattcacTAAGCGGGCTCAGGTCCTGAGTAGAGAGAGTCTGACTGGACgttgttactgggaggtggagtggAATGGAGGAGTTTATGTAGCAGTTGCATACAAAAGTATCAGCAGAGCAGGGAGTGGGATTGAATGTGGATTTGGATACAATGACAAATCTTGGGCATTAGATTGTCACCAAAACAGGTACAGGTTTTATCACAACAGCATTGACACTGAGGTCTCAGGTCCTCCTTCCTCCAGAGTAGGAGTGTACctggatcacagagcaggtattctGTCCTTCTATAGCATCTCTGAAACCAtgactctcctccacagagtccagaccacATTCACTGAGCCGCTCTATGCTGGACTCTGGGTCAGCCTTTTCTCCTCAGGTGAGTTGTGCAGTGTGGAGTAG
- the LOC114428074 gene encoding tripartite motif-containing protein 16-like isoform X1 translates to MNHNSVCLEREAFCCSICLDLLKDPVTIPCGHSYCMNCIQSHWNREDERRIHSCPQCRKTFTPRPVLVKNTMLAHLVEQLKKAGLQAAPADHCYAGPEDVACDVCTGRKLKAFKSCMQCLASYCKKHLQLHYDVPRLKKHKLVEPSKNLQDNICSRHDEVMKMFCRTDQHSVCYLCSVDGHKGHDTVSAAAERTERQRELQESLQQILQRVQDREGDVKLLQQQVEAISRSADKTVENSEKIFTELIRLIQKRSSDVKQQVRSQQEAEVSRVAERQEELEQEITELKRKAAELEQLSQTEDHIHFLHNYRPLSALSESTHSSSINIRPLRYFEDVTAAVSELRDKLQDTLRQTWTNISLSEVDVLLSELQTRAGFLQYSCELTLDPNTAYIQLKLSEGNRKVTCVTRPQPYFDHPDRFTDKFQVLSRESLTGRCYWEVECGRERLVFVAVTYKSINSEGSYKECLFGQNDKSWALYCYPSGYGFCHNNIYKEVPVSRSSRVGVYLDHRAGILSFYRVSETMTLLHRVQTTFTEPLYAGIMIYHTGSSCELLRVK, encoded by the exons ATGAACCACAACAGTGTTTGTCTGGAGCGGGAAGctttctgctgctccatctgtctggatctACTGAAGGATCCGGTGACGAttccctgtggacacagctactgcatGAACTGTATTCAAAGCCACTGGAACAGAGAGGACGAGAGAAGaatccacagctgccctcagtgcaggaagactttcacaccgaggcctgtcctggtgaaAAACACCATGTTAGCACATTTagtggagcagctgaagaaggctggactccaagctgctcccGCTGATCACTGttatgctggacctgaagatgtggcctgtgatgtctGCACTGGAAGAAAACTGAAAGCCTTCAAATCCTGCATGCAGTGTTTGGCTTCATACTGTaagaaacacctgcagcttcatTATGATGTGCCTCGActgaagaaacacaagctggtgGAGCCCTCCAAGAACCTCCAGGACAACATCTGCTCTCgtcatgatgaggtgatgaagatgttctgccgcactgatcagcattctgtctgttatctctgctctgtggatggACATAAAGGCCACGATacagtctcagctgcagcagagaggactgagaggcagagagagctccAGGAGAGTCTCCAACAAATCCTGCAGAGagtccaggacagagagggagatgtgaagctgctccaacagcaggtggaggccatcagtcgctctgctgataaaacagtggagaaCAGTGAGAAAATCTTCACTGAGCTGATCCGTCTGATCCAgaaaagaagctctgatgtgaagcagcaggtcagatcccagcaggaagctgaagtgAGTCGAGTCGCAGAgcgtcaggaggagctggagcaggagatcactgagctgaagaggaaagctgCTGAGCTGGAGCAACTCTCACAGACAGAGGACCACATCCACTTTCTACACAACTACCGCccactgtcagcactcagtgagtccacacactcatccagcatcaacatccgtcctctgaggtactttgaggatgtgacagcagctgtgtcagagctcagagacaaactacaggacactcTGAGACAGACATGGACAAACATCTCACTGAGTGAGGTGGATGTTTTACTGTCAGAGCTACAGACCAGAGCTGGATTCTTACAGTATTCAT GTGAACTCAcactggatccaaacacagcataCATACAGCTGAAACTATCGGAGGGGAACAGAAAAGTAACATGTGTGACACGACCACAGCCTTATtttgatcatccagacagattcacTGACAAGTTTCAGGTCCTGAGTAGAGAGAGTCTGACTGGACgttgttactgggaggtggagtgTGGAAGAGAACGGTTAGTTTTTGTAGCAGTCACATACAAGAGTATCAACAGTGAAGGGAGCTATAAAGAATGTCTATTTGGACAAAATGACAAGTCTTGGGCTTTATATTGTTACCCAAGCGGGTACGGATTTTGTCACAACAACATCTACAAAGAGGTCCCAGTTTCTCGTTCCTCCAGAGTAGGAGTGTACCTtgatcacagagcaggtattctGTCCTTCTACCGTGTCTCTGAAACCAtgactctcctccacagagtccagaccacATTCACTGAGCCCCTCTATGCTGGAATTATGATTTATCATACTGGATCCTCATGTGAGTTGTTGAGAGTGAAGTAG
- the LOC114427132 gene encoding E3 ubiquitin/ISG15 ligase TRIM25-like produces the protein MNHNSVCLEREAFCCSICLDLLKDPVTIPCGHSYCMNCIQSHWNREDERRIHSCPQCRKTFTPRPVLVKNTMLAHLVEQLKKAGLQAAPADHCYAGPEDVASDVCTGRKLKAFKSCMQYLASYCKKHLQLHYDVPRLKKHKLVEPSKNLQDNICSRHDEVMKMFCRTDQQSVCYLCSVDGHKGHDIVSAAAERTERQRELQESLQQILQRVQDREGDVKLLQQQVEAISRSADKTVENSEKIFSTQ, from the coding sequence ATGAACCACAACAGTGTTTGTCTGGAGCGGGAAGctttctgctgctccatctgtctggatctACTGAAGGATCCGGTGACGAttccctgtggacacagctactgcatGAACTGTATTCAAAGCCACTGGAACAGAGAGGACGAGAGAAGaatccacagctgccctcagtgcaggaagactttcacaccgaggcctgtcctggtgaaAAACACCATGTTAGCACATTTagtggagcagctgaagaaggctggactccaagctgctcccgctgatcactgctatgctggacctgaagatgtGGCCTCTGATGTCTGCACTGGAAGAAAACTGAAAGCCTTCAAATCCTGCATGCAGTATTTGGCTTCATACTGTaagaaacacctgcagcttcatTATGATGTGCCTCGActgaagaaacacaagctggtgGAGCCCTCCAAGAACCTCCAGGACAACATCTGCTCTCgtcatgatgaggtgatgaagatgttctgccgcactgatcagcagtctgtctgttatctctgctctgtggatggACATAAAGGCCACGACAtagtctcagctgcagcagagaggactgagaggcagagagagctccAGGAGAGTCTCCAACAAATCCTGCAGAGagtccaggacagagagggagatgtgaagctgctccaacagcaggtggaggccatcagtcgctctgctgataaaacagtggagaaCAGTGAGAAAATCTTCAGCACTCAGTGa